One Luteibacter aegosomaticola genomic window carries:
- a CDS encoding barstar family protein yields MNLVIDGSKIASASDFYRQLADALDLHSYGRNVDALWDLLSASVERPFSIEWRDSDRSREVLREDFHAIVRTLDRVVEYDKAARWPDKFHYSLL; encoded by the coding sequence ATGAATCTGGTCATCGATGGGTCGAAGATTGCCTCTGCATCTGACTTTTACCGGCAGTTGGCGGACGCGCTTGATCTTCACTCTTACGGAAGGAACGTCGACGCACTTTGGGATCTCTTAAGCGCTAGCGTCGAGCGCCCTTTCTCGATTGAGTGGAGGGATTCCGATCGTTCAAGAGAGGTGCTCCGCGAGGACTTCCACGCGATCGTGAGGACGTTGGATCGCGTCGTCGAGTACGACAAGGCTGCTCGGTGGCCGGACAAATTCCACTACTCGCTGCTATAG
- a CDS encoding dienelactone hydrolase family protein has product MTIKTDAGDFAAYVAYPDVDKAPAVVVLHEVFGVNDDIRQTCQALAAQGFIAIAPDLFWRQEPGVDLSVTSEADWKKGLALYMAYDRNAGVSDVAATVAAARELPRSTGRVAVMGYCLGGLMTFLTAARSEVDAAVAFHGGDTEKYLDEADSVNAPFLMHLAGADEFISTEAQTQIKEALAGKPNVEIHTYAGCHHAFSRHGGAHYDAAAAKLANDRTWAFLRARLG; this is encoded by the coding sequence ATGACCATCAAGACCGACGCAGGTGACTTTGCCGCCTACGTGGCTTACCCGGATGTAGATAAAGCCCCGGCGGTAGTCGTCCTGCACGAAGTTTTCGGGGTCAACGACGATATCCGGCAGACCTGCCAGGCTCTGGCTGCGCAGGGCTTCATTGCCATCGCGCCGGATCTCTTCTGGCGGCAGGAGCCCGGGGTCGATCTGAGCGTTACGTCAGAGGCGGACTGGAAGAAGGGGCTTGCGCTCTATATGGCCTATGACCGCAACGCGGGCGTCTCCGATGTCGCAGCGACTGTAGCGGCGGCACGGGAGCTGCCTCGGTCTACTGGTCGTGTCGCCGTGATGGGCTACTGTCTCGGTGGTCTGATGACATTCCTCACCGCGGCGCGCAGCGAGGTGGATGCCGCCGTGGCTTTTCACGGTGGTGATACCGAGAAGTACCTCGATGAAGCGGACTCAGTCAACGCACCTTTCCTGATGCATCTGGCGGGTGCCGACGAGTTCATCAGCACGGAGGCCCAGACGCAGATCAAGGAGGCGTTAGCGGGCAAGCCGAACGTCGAGATCCATACCTATGCAGGCTGCCACCACGCGTTCTCTCGCCATGGCGGTGCGCATTACGATGCGGCCGCGGCCAAGCTGGCTAATGACCGGACTTGGGCGTTCTTGAGGGCGCGGCTCGGATAG